In Zingiber officinale cultivar Zhangliang chromosome 3A, Zo_v1.1, whole genome shotgun sequence, the DNA window CTGAATCAAATGAAATTTCAATAAAGTAAATTATCTGATTACGATCATAGAGAAAAAGAATGTGAGGGTCTCTCGTATTGCAAAAACCTTGTTTTGAATGAAATTCCATCTCATGGAAAAGTTTAACATTACTCTTAATTTAGCGTTCTGTAAATTGCTAATATAAGATTAATATGGCCTGGCATGAGGTGGCCTTTTTTCCAAGATGAACTACTTACTCCCTCATGACCTGAACGAAACGAAGTCATAGTTGTCTTGATTTATGATTTTGTTATTGCTTTTGAGTAATTTTAGGACATTTTTTCATTCTGCATCTTTTGTTTGGTATTACTCTTCTTACATTTTGGATTGACAAATGTGTCTATTGTGAAATGAAAATAGATCATAGTTTAtgcttctttcttcttatttttgaaaGTGATTTCTTTATCTCTTTCACTTCCTCTCTCTCGTGAAAGCAGAAGTCAGTTTTCTATCCAACCTGTTCAAAAATGAGGTTTGAATTTTGATATGACTAATACATTACTTCTCCGACAAACTGACAGCAAAAGCATTGGAGTTATTCTTGCAAGACCTCTGTCATAGGACGTATGAAATTATTCTTCAAAGAGGAGCTAAGACATTAAATTCTTCACATTTGTAAGTACAAATTatagtttcttttcttttgtgtATCTACAGTGGAATAGTTTGACAGTAAATCTGAGATACAGTTTGCCTTTTTTAAtcataagtaaaaaatatttattgtcTGTTTATGGTCACTGTTTAAGTGGATGCAAGTTTGATAAAGGACAAGGGACATAAATACTACTTTAGTTTGCCTTTTATATGGATCCTGTTGGAACTTCTTATTATCTAGATGATGGACCTCAGCGACGATATCTAATCTAAGTTTTCTTATTACCCGATCCTTAAAACGATCTTATGCCGCAGAGCAAACACCCAAATCCGGTTCCTAGTATTGGAGATTTTCCTAGATCAGGCTCCTCTATTTTAAAATCCCTATTATAAAATTTGTTGTTGGATTTTAGTTAGTATTTACGCATTCAAGTAATGGTACGAATCAATCTTGCACTGTAGCTACCAACAGAAGGAAAATTACAGTGGCAAGCTAGTAATAAAATAAGCCACTGTATTTGCTCTTGCCAACCAGAGCAAATTAAAGAACAGAAGGAAAATTCTCTTCAGAGTGTGCCTTCTTTCCTCTATGCCTGCAACCTCGGCCACCAACGGAAAGGAAGAACAGCTACCAATATGGGCTCTTCCCGATGGAATTATATTGCTAACATTGGCATAGACCCTTCAAGCTTCGTTCAATGAATATGCAGATGCATAAACTGGAGCAGTTCTTTTGTGTCCGTGTCGGACAAGAAAAAGGTAATTTGTTTTGTACTGGTAGTAGTATTGCAGTGATTTGCACCTTCTCGAGGTGGAGCTATTTGCGCTCTCTCTACCCAGCTCCCTCAAGGTGGTGCAACTTGAGTTGAGCTATACTTATGCTTGATCCCTGATGGGGCTCCTTCTAAGTGGAGCTCCAAGTGCCCTCTTGTAAGCTCACGCAACACACACCGAGTTGAGTTCCCCTTCCACTCGATCCAGCAGAGCTCTGTCGAGAGATATGAGTTGCTCTTCCACTAAATCCTGCGGAGTTCTCTCAAGGTGGGTTGGTGCAGCTCTCAATGGCCTTCCGCGAGCATTTTCTGGTGGATCACGCAAGTACAATTTTAAACTTGaataatctagattataaaagaTAATAAACTTATGTAATATAGATTATAAAGTAAATAGTATATAATCTAATTATATTACAATCCTAAAATTTAATATGTCAAATATACTTATAGTTCTTTTTTCTGCACCAATCAGTCACTAGTGGTCGGCGGCCGTCATTCCGTCCACCGGTCGTTACCTCATCCGTTGGCCGTTGCCGTCATCTGTTCCTGCCGACCATCATCGGTAAATGTTataagatatttttattattttataataatataaattatattttttataaaatataatggACGTCAAATAAAAACATGAAATCTCATCCTTATAATTAAAGATGACATAAATAATACAATTCTTTCACCAAACATAGTAATGtatgccaaatataataaatttaattacattATAATGTTGATTATATTACGCCAAATCAAACTTAGCTATAATAACAACACACCATCTTCTTGACCTTGAGCTTCTTCTGCCAAAGAAGTTATTCTCTGAAACACATTTTAATATGGTTATGTGAGCCTTTGAGGTCCCGCAATGACTCCAGAACCATCCCTTGTTTCATCTTCTCCTCCCCACTTCCTTATTCGAGAACCTGCTTTCATTGCCTGAGAGGAACAAAAACACTTCACTAAAGATTCCAACACTAATCATTCATTCCCATCACAGTTGAGCATAAGATACAAATCAGATTACGAGTGTGCCAACAAATTGACTTATTTAGAATCAAAAAATACACTTCTGAATACTTAAATGTCTAGAATCTTTCGACTGAGACAATCATATGAAATAcaattttatgattttaattgaaaatttaatcTGTGAACCAACATGCACGTGAAAAAAGGTTCAAAGATTTTACCTCCTTTTTCCAATTGGTCCCTGCCGTGATGACGACTATAATTACAGTCTGTAAGCACACTCCAGCCAGCATGCCACTCCACATTCCCTGCGTTAATTCGACGCAGGATCAATTTTCGTAAAGGCCCTCCTATTTTGCACGCTAATACCTCTTTcattcttcttttttcttttctctcattTAAGTgaacttaaaattaaaagtaCCAAATTGCAAGAATGTAGTGGGGACTCTTTTTTTTCTGAGAGTAGAGAGGGATCATTGTGGGATGTTTGCAACTAGACCacctatattttattttattttactttgaataGTTTCGTACCTTAACCCCAAAATTATAATAGAATGCCAAAAGGCACCCTATCGGGATCCCAACTCCATAGTAACAACCCAGGTTAACGTAGGCGACCAGCCACTGCCATCCTGCTCCTACTGCAACACCTGCCCATGTGAAGCTATCAAATTATAAACTCGAATCACTTCTCCCTTTTTGCATTAAAATCCTCCAAATTAACAAATCGAACGAGATTATACGGCATTAATTGCATGCACCGACCGGATAGCACGGGTTGGACGCTGTTGAGGAGGAGAGTGAAGGCGAAGACGACGGCGAGGTCGGAAACGGCGCGCACCACGTCGGGGCTGTTGGTGAAGGGAACTCCGTAGACGTCTCTGAAAGCCAACACCAAGCTGAAGAAGATGATGCCCAGCGTCAAGGACGAGATGAGGACGCAGAGGATCGAGAACTTAGCCGCTCGAGGCCTCCCTGCTCCCAGCTCGTTCGATATCCGCACACTGCATCATCATCGATAACTTAGCTTATTACTGGTGAAATTAACAAATAGAGGAAGTAGTGTACttcggatatatatatatatatatatatatatatatatatatatatatatatatatatatatatatatatatatatatatatatatatatatatttatatatatatatatatcgatgtTGGTGATTGCCTGATCGCTACGTTGAAGCCGAAGAACACCATGAACTCCCACCCATTGATGTTGTTGCTGCATTGAGATGGGATCAATAATTAGGAGATTAATTTGAATCGTAGAAGAAAATATATGAGAAGCGAAATTCAATTTTCTCTATCGTTTACCAGATGGATACGGCAGCAACTGCAATTTGAGCATCTTTCAAATGGCCAACTAGGACGATTAGTATCATATAGTACCAGAACTCGAGACTGCAGATTCAAAGAAACAACAAGACAATTGAGGGATATTGTAGCGAGGAATTCGCTCGATCGATTCATCCTTTATTAATTAATTACCAGAGCATTATGGCAGATCCAATGGAAAGCCACACGAAGGAGCCTAATCCTGTGAAGGCTGCCCAGCTGAAGCCGTTCCATGCGCCGGGGCAGTTCCCCATGGCGATATACGCGAACTGGCCTCCCACCACGGTCCACCAGGCCAAGTTGAGAGACACCGCCGCACCAGGGAGGCCGAGCCGGAAGTGGCCGACGAGGAGCCAAGTGAGGGCGACGTGGAAGACAAGGGCGAAGGCGGCGATGCCGGCCATGACCAGGACCTTGCTCTGCGCCTGCAGGAACTTAGAGATGGGGAAATTGAGGGCGTACGCGAACAACTGGGGGATCATGTAGAGGGCGAAGCGGCCGGCGAGGACCGCGATGTCTTCGTCCTGCTTGAACAGCCGGAGGAGAGGAGTTGCGAAGAGGTAGACAGGGAGGAGGCAGGCGGACATGGCGAGGAGGATGAGCCACGAACGCTGCATGTACACGCCGAGCATGTGGAACTGCTTCGCGCCGTAGGCTTGCCCGCAGAGCGTCTCCAGGGCGCTCCCCATCCCCATCTGccattgttgttgttttttttaacaAGTAATTAACAATCTTGCTCTGTTTCATGATGATCGACGAGGAAGACGAAAGATGTCGATAAAGATCAACCGCGAAAtgactaattaattaatttttcataaatgcGCTAAATTTCAACCGCGAAAAAAACAGCAGGGGGGACTCTGCTTTAGGTTTCAAACTGACAAAAATTGCAAGAAATATTTTGTTGGATCAATATGGGCGTTATTGTTGGTTGTAATTAAGAAATCGATGAACTAATTAACGGAGCGGGCTTGTAAATAGTGACCATGATCCCGAAGGCGAGGCCGGCTATGACCATGTTCTCAGTGGAGACGGCGTCGAGCTCGAGGGTGGTAAGGTGGCCGGCGAAGACTTGGGTGGTGGCGCCGAGGGAGTAGCGACAGATGGAGGTGAAGATGGAGGGGCCGGCCAAGTACCACAGACGCTTGTTCTCCTCTGCCCATGCAATACCGAACTGCTTCACGCTCTTGATCTCCGCCATGTCTTCTTCTTTCCCAGCTCTGCCTGTTCCATTCTTCCCCAGCAAAGCTTCCTCCATCTCTGCTCTCACTGATCTCTCTGTTCTGTCCTGCCTTATCACATAGACAGTCTATGACGGACAGTAAGAATCCGAACAAGCATCATCACctttttatattataaaaaatGCCTTTGATGTTGAAAAATTAATCAGGGCTGCTCTACCAACTTTAATATGCTATTAATATGATGATGAAAGAGTGTCCTATCACATATACGTTAAAGGACAGAAATTGATTGACGTAGAAGTCAAAGGTAAGGAAGACGTTAAAATTAGCCGAGCGGGCTGGTTAGATAGGATGAATGGCATGATGGAATGGATGAGGAAGGTCAAACGAATAGTAAAAGACTATGAGATAAACAGACAATGCAATGCATTTTTTGATCGTCGTCCGTGCCGAGTGGATGGCATGTTCATCCAGGTAAAAGGCAATCGTCCGATGATGTAGAACAGAGCGAAGGAAGATTGCTTTGTTTAGCACGATCAAACAGGGTGTCTTAATCGAGCAGATGTCGATCAACTTATAATGAAACTTATCTATATATCTCTCCATATCATTTTAGATGTTTGTGCCATTGATAACAGAACATGTTCCGCAGATAAATCGTACATTAAAAGCTTCCAACCTGTTATATTAGGGATTTTCATGTTAGTTTAAGGAAATGTGTCaaggatattttttttatcttgtctTTTTCTAAGACATTTTGGAAAATGTGTTACGCTTTAAAATACGTGCACAAATACTACAGTAACACTATAAAAAGAGATTCATATTTCTAGGCGGAGGTATGCGTAATTTTATTATTCTACACGCTCTTTGCTACATGATTCAAACTATTCTCCTCTTTACTGGAAATTAACttagcgtcggagggtcaacgtcgAGAATCCCTTTTTGGCCTGACACTAATATCTTTGTGTTGCAAGACCATGTGGAATTTTCATCCTGTCAACTTCTGAGCCACATCTCCAGTTTATCATCTTCTCTGCTTTGAACAGGATCAcataatttagaataaaaaaattattttattaaatttagatatccattTTTTATTATACTATATATCAACTTCACTATTTTTTTCTCTCACCTCAATGATATGTAAGGAATataatttatttcctaaattttaaaaaaaatactatttataaatataaaatttaagaaataatttatatattttttaattatcctaTGTCAATTTTAGACTAAAATCTATCAATAGGATAATTGATTGATATGGGCGCTATTAGATAACATGTCCTTGCATACAACTTATA includes these proteins:
- the LOC122053381 gene encoding protein DETOXIFICATION 33-like, with protein sequence MEEALLGKNGTGRAGKEEDMAEIKSVKQFGIAWAEENKRLWYLAGPSIFTSICRYSLGATTQVFAGHLTTLELDAVSTENMVIAGLAFGIMMGMGSALETLCGQAYGAKQFHMLGVYMQRSWLILLAMSACLLPVYLFATPLLRLFKQDEDIAVLAGRFALYMIPQLFAYALNFPISKFLQAQSKVLVMAGIAAFALVFHVALTWLLVGHFRLGLPGAAVSLNLAWWTVVGGQFAYIAMGNCPGAWNGFSWAAFTGLGSFVWLSIGSAIMLCLEFWYYMILIVLVGHLKDAQIAVAAVSICNNINGWEFMVFFGFNVAISVRISNELGAGRPRAAKFSILCVLISSLTLGIIFFSLVLAFRDVYGVPFTNSPDVVRAVSDLAVVFAFTLLLNSVQPVLSGVAVGAGWQWLVAYVNLGCYYGVGIPIGCLLAFYYNFGVKGMWSGMLAGVCLQTVIIVVITAGTNWKKEAMKAGSRIRKWGGEDETRDGSGVIAGPQRLT